CGCCGCGTTATTCGTGTTGACCGCCGTTATGATCATTGTGGCGCTGGTCGTCGGGTTTTCCAGCGGCATTGTCCAGATCGACGGTTGGGAGATGACGGTCGCTTGGAATGGAAGCGCCGATGTGGGCGCAATGGGAGGAGATCCCGTTCTGCATCAACACTACTTCTTCGTCACGACGCCGATCTATGTTGTCGCGATTGTGGGGATCGCGCCGCTGGCGATCTTGGCCGCGATTGCCGCCGTATTGTTCGGGCGGAGCGCTAAGCCTGCCGACTCGTAGATCGCCTACGCCGCCAACCGCGGCTTCTCGCTCGGCGGCAAGCCCATGTCGGTCTGAAGATCGTCAAACAGCAACGCCAGCGCCGCGGTGCTCTTGCCCCAGTCGAACCATTGGCCTGGGATGATCGTTTCGGCGCCGACCAGCGTCCCTGTTGGTAGCTGGACGATCGAGACTTTCAGCTCTCCCTTCATCGCCCAGATCGAAGAAGGAAACTCGGCCGTAATCACGCAGCCGCCGTCTCCTTGCTGGACGCTTTCGATCTTCTGGCCATGCTTGGCCAGGCTGCAGACGACCCGGGCGATGGTGCGACCGATCGGGGCCGCGATTTCTTCGACCCGCTCTTGGCCGGTCTTCATTCCCATTTTCGCGTACATCGACTGGGAGATCTCGGCCAGCGCACCGTAGGAGACCGGGGAGTCGACCACCTTTTCGCAGATCGAAAGAAACGTCTCGGCCGACATCCCCTTCGCGGTGCCTTGAGCGCAGCAATCAATCGCCGCCCGAACCTCCGGTACATGGATGATCGCTTCGTAGCGAACGTCGTTTTCCCAGTCGTCTGTCTGCGGCGCAATCTTGTGCCCGCAGTTAGAACAGAATTTACCCTGGGCCTTCGCCCCGCACTCGCAGCAGAACATCCTTGTTCTCCGGTGCTAGCAGTTGTGAGAGAAACGATTCGCGTTGTTCTCATTCCATCGGCAGGGGAGGGGAAAGAAGTGCACCCACAAGAAAAGCCGCCGGCAACTCGCCAGCGGCTTTCCTGTTTTCTCACGATTGTTGGCTCAGTTTCTTAGAACTGATGCCCCTTTTTCGGCCCGTCTTTGGTTTGCGTTAGGATCTCGGGGCCTTCTTCGGTCATCAGGATCGTGTGCTCGAACTGGGCGCTGAGCTGGGCGTCTTTGGTGCGGACCGTCCAGCCGTCGCGGCGGTCGAGGACCGTTTCGTGCGTGCCGAGGTTGATCATCGGCTCGATCGTGAAGCAGACGCCGGCCGGCAAGAAGACGGACTGGGTGGCCCGTGTCGGGACGTGAGGGATCGACGGTTCTTGATGGAAGCGGCGCCCTAAGGCGTGGCCGACATATTCTTCGACGACGCCGTAGCCGTACTTTTTCGCTTCGGCGACGACGGCGCGGCCGATGGTGGCGACGCTGCAGTCGGGCGAGATCGCATCGATCGCGGCGTGCATCGCGTCGAAGGCGCACTGCGTCACGCTGCGGGCTTCGTCCGAGACGTCGCCAATCAAGAACGTCTCGGACTGATCGCCATGCCAGCCGTCGACAATGCTGGTGATGTCGACATTGACGATATCCCCATCGTTAAGGACGTAGCTGCCTGGGATACCGTGACAGATGACTTCGTTAACGCTGGTGCACGAGCTTTTGGGGAATCCGTGGTAACCCAAACAAGCCGGTACGTGTCCATGATCCAGTGTGTACTCATGGATCAGGCGATCGAGTTCGCCGGTCGTGATGCCTGGTTTGACGTACGGACGGATGAAATCCATCAGCTGAGCGTTGAATTTGCCCGCAATTCGCATTGCGTCGCGATCGGTGTCTACCAGTCTCAAGTTCCTTCGACCATCGAGCATGCAGGAAAACCTTCCGAATTCTGCGGTTGGGGGGCGTCTCGTACATCGCAACGACTTGGACAGGCGACGCACGAAGATATGAAGAAGTTTAACAACCGCCCGGCCCGCAGCCTACGCATTGGGCGACAAAACTTCAGCGAAATACGGGGATCAACGAGATGTTTTCGTCCTTTTTTCGGGAACTAGCGGTTGTATCGATCGAGGTGCGTCGATTGCGATAAACCGGGTAAAGAATTAGAATCACGGCTTTCTTGGGGGATGGCGAAAGCCGAACAAAGATAACGGCTTAGGTAGAAATCCGGCCCTCCCCGCTTCACTAAAAACACGATAGACCGATGCCGCGCTACAATCCCGCTGAAATCGAACCGAAATGGCAGCAGTTCTGGCAGCAGAATCGCACCTTCGCGACGCCCGAAATGCCCAGCGGCGAAAAGATGTATGTGCTGGACATGTTCCCCTATCCCAGCGGCGAAGGGCTGCATGTCGGTCACCCCGAAGGGTACACGGCGACCGACATCGTCTGCCGCTTTGCCCGGATGCAGGGCAAGAGCGTGCTGCACCCGATGGGTTTCGACTCGTTTGGCTTGCCGGCCGAAGAGCACGCCATCAAAACGGGCACCCCCCCGCGAGTGCAGACCGAAAAGAACATCGCCAACTTCACCCGACAGCTGAAGATGCTCGGCTTCAGCTACGACTGGGATCGTCAGATCGCGACGACCGACGTCGAGTACTTCCGCTGGACGCAGTGGATCTTTTTGCAGGTCTACGATACCTGGTATGACCGTGAGCAGCAGAAAGGGCGCCCGATCGCCGAGCTGCCGATTCCGGCCGACATCAAAGCGGAAGGCGCCGACGCGGTTCGCCAATATCAAGACGAGCACCGCCTGGCCTATCTCA
This sequence is a window from Blastopirellula retiformator. Protein-coding genes within it:
- the map gene encoding type I methionyl aminopeptidase; protein product: MLDGRRNLRLVDTDRDAMRIAGKFNAQLMDFIRPYVKPGITTGELDRLIHEYTLDHGHVPACLGYHGFPKSSCTSVNEVICHGIPGSYVLNDGDIVNVDITSIVDGWHGDQSETFLIGDVSDEARSVTQCAFDAMHAAIDAISPDCSVATIGRAVVAEAKKYGYGVVEEYVGHALGRRFHQEPSIPHVPTRATQSVFLPAGVCFTIEPMINLGTHETVLDRRDGWTVRTKDAQLSAQFEHTILMTEEGPEILTQTKDGPKKGHQF